TAACTCGCGGGACGTTTGCGGATTTCAGGATGTCTTTGTAATTTCCAAAAAAGGCTCGCAGGAACCTCAATATTTTGACAAAGACGGATGCCACGATAAAGACTTGCCGCCAGGGATTCTACACGCACTGCCAAAAAGGGAGAAAGTCCCGCTTCAATCATCTGACAAGTCATGAAAGCTGCACCTAAAACATGATAGTTTTTAGAAGCAATTTGAAGGGAAGTTTTTCCGGGATATTGAACTTTAAGGATTCTCTTTTTTAAGGCGTCCTCAATGTCATCTTTTCGCCCCAAAGAACCAGAAATAAAAAAATCGGAAGTTAAAGGAGGGCATGGTGAATCTTGAGCACCGTCCTCGCTAGCTAAGAAAAGAGCTTCATGATTAAAACCTGCATTAGCAAGTTTGCTTTCGACTTGTGAGTTTGCAAAGTTCCCTTGTTTGGTGTCGTCATGTCCGCACATGCCAATTAAAGTGAGCGCTAAATTTGGATTGCCGTTAGCATACTTTAAAGCTTTGTTGTAAAGCCAACCTTCGGGAAGATCTTTGCGAGTGTTGCCGGATTTATCCCCTAAAGAGGGACGGCTGTTGCGTTTCTCCTCGGGATTTGTTTTTTGCGAAATTTTTGTTGTCGAACGAACGTCATGATAAAAACGCAATGCCTTTTCTGCAAAGCAAGCATTATTTTTAAAGTGATATTCAAAGAAGTGGGCAACGCCGGTATTGTTGATCGCAACATCGTTATCACTTGTATAAGCTTGAGGATTTAAAATCTGGTAATAGCGTAAAAGACCATTTTTAGTTCCTGAATCCGGAAGAGTCTCAATCAAAGTGCGCGCAATACGGTCTGCTGAAGAGATGTTATTGCTGTCCGTGGGACCCACGTTAAGAACATCTTGCGCAGGTGCAGAAAAAGCCCATAGAAAACTGGCTCCGCAGAGGAGTTTTGCAATATGTTTCAAAGTGAGACGGCTCTTAAGAGTTTTCATCACAGTCAAAAACAGCAAAACCAGGGCCTGTATAGGCTCTTTCCTGGAGGATTTGACTTAAAGAAACTGCTTAAGGTGCCAAAAAATGTGCGTACTACAGGGCGAAGAACGGTTCCATTTCAATGGGTTTTTCGTTCCCAGGATGTAAAAATTTAGGCGGTTCCTGATCGGGAGCTAAAAGCACGTAAACCCCAAAAGGCATCTTCGCACCGATCCAATTTTGCGGGCGGCGATAGATGTATTCGGAGCGGATTTGATTGTAGACTAAAAATTCATTATCGCGAGCTTCGTCATAGGCCTTCCAAAGAAGGCTTTCAAAAATATCTCCGTTATCGGCAAATAAGAAATTCAAATATTTAAAATTAAATCCCGCTTCGATCTTCAAGCGAGAATAAGGTTTGGTCAGCGTTCTTGTCCAACCCAACATCTTTCCAAACTTTAAAAACTGACGGAAGTTGTGTGCACGCAGAGAATATTCCATCGGAATAAAATCTTGAATGCCACCTGAAGACCACGGAGCCGCACAGCCCACGATGTTGTCATCTTTATCAAACGCAATCAGAAAGTCCTCAAGCTTTAAGCCCTTCCAGCGATCGAGTTTATCGTGAAAGCTCTGAGCGTCCCAAACGGTGGAAAGATCCTTTTGTCGAGATTTTTGAATAATATAATAAATCAAAGCGTCGACGTTGTTTTCATTCCCACGGCGGATGCGCAAGTGTGGCAATGGATTTTGTGCCCAAGGAAGCCGTCCATGCACAGACACCATATTGAATCTTCGGAAAAGATAATAGTGCGGCAAAGGGCGCTTCATCGTACGCGGACGTACAAAAGCATTCATCGCTTGCACTTCGCTCATGCTTAAAACGGAAAACAAATGTTTACAGCCAAAGGTGTGAAACACTTCTTCCATCACAGGTAAAAAGTGTTGAGACCATTGTAAAATCGCACGGCGATTTGAAGAAATACGCAGATCGCGACCGAAAGCGACAGGACGAACTTTATTGTCTAAAAGCACATCGCGCATCACGAAACTCGCGACACCTTCGATCTTGTTTTCATCGTCTTTGAGTTGATAAGTCAGGTGGCGATCGGATTGAATCGAGTAGGGAGCAAAAAAATCTCCATCTCGATCAATCTTCATCTCGACCAGTCCGCGCAGAGGAAAGCCTTTGTAAAATTCAACCAGCGCCTTAGAGTCTTCCGGTTTTGCGATCTCTAACTTCATTAAGTCTTCTTCCAAAGAACATCGCCGTGTCCTGTTTTCATATTGGCCCAACGAGCCGCTACGAAAAGATAATCACTCAAACGATTTAGATATTGAAGAGGCATCATATAGCGGTCATCTTTCACCGCGATTTCCGCCGAACGACGCTCACTGCGACGGCAGGATGTGCGAGCCACGTGTAAAGCCGCAGCGACAGGATGACCCGCTGGCAAAATAAAATTGCGAAGCTCAGGAAGTTGTACGGTCAATTCGTCAATTTGCACTTCTAAAAAACGAATCTGCTCTTCCGTGATCGGTGGAAGCATTTTTAAAACTTCATCTTTCTCCGTGGCCAAAAGACTTCCGATATTAAAAAGCTCATTTTGTACTTTTTCAAGAGGGGCGTCTAAAGACTTCAATTCAGCAACAGATGACAAAGCCGCACGGACAACACCAAGAGAACTATTGAGTTCATCGACAGTCCCATAAGCTTCCACGCGAGGGTTGAATTTTTCGACACAAGACCCGTCCACCAAACGTGTCGTTCCTTTGTCACCTGTCCGCGTATAAATTTTTGCTTTGGGAGCATTCGTCATAAGCATTATCCTTTACTAAATTCTTGCTTTTTCCCTGTAAGAGGTCAAGGGTGAATGGGCGGTAGCCCGCAGAGCGAAGCTGAAGCAGTACCGGAGGATATTATGAGTTCCACTGACATCCCATTGATCGTAACGATTCCACATTCAGGCGAAAAAATTCCCCCACAAACGCCGTGGCTGAATTCTTTGCCAGAAGAAGTTTTGATGTGCGACGTCGACCGTTATGTGGACTTTTTGTATGAACCTGCTCTTCATAAACTTCATATTCCTTTTGTAAAAACAGAGTGGCATCGTTATGCCGCCGATTTAAATCGTATTCCTGAGGATGTCGATGCGTCTTCCGTGGTTGGAAATGCGAATCCGGCGGGAACTCACAATCGCGGTTTTCACTGGGTGATCACAACTTACAAACATCAGCTCATGAAAGAGCCGATGACGCCGCAAGTGCACGATGAACTTGTAAAACTGATTTATGAACCTTTCCACAGCGGCGTGCGCGCTCTTTATCAAGACCTTCATTCCAAAGGTTATAAAAAGACTTTTCATATTGATGCGCACAGCATGCCGTCCGTAGGTACCAGCGAGCATCGCGATCCAGGGGAACTTCGTGCCGACATTGTGGTCAGCGACAGCAAAGGAAAAAGCTGTGACCCAAGATTCAAGGATCTTGTGATTGCAGCCTATGTGACAGCGGGTTTTAAAGTTGGTTACAATTGGCCCTACTTTGGCGGTCGCGTCACAGAGCAGTACGGAGATCCTCGTCGCGATCAACACACTCTGCAAGTTGAAATGAATCGCTCACTGTATATGGATGAGAAAACAAAAAAGCTCAAACCGGAAGAGGCGAAGAAAGTTCAGGAAAAAGTTCTCTTTGCTTTGAGCTATATCCGCAACAATTTGATGCATATAATGTAGGGCGTCGAAAAGTAAAAAGCATAGTCAGCCGAGCCGACTTAAATTATTGATAGCTATCAGCAATTAAAATTTTTTTAGCTTTCAAGGACGGCTCGTTGGATAAGACCTCTTTGCCCAAAAAATCTCTGCTCAAGAGGCTTAATAAGCCTCTAGCTTCTGTTAAGCTGGCTGTTTTCATTATCATTTCTATTGCAGCGATCACGGCGGTCGGTACGTTCGTTGAGGCGAAGTACGATTCTTACGCTGCTCGAAAACTCGTTTACGACACTTGGTTCATGTACGGCATTATGGGACTTTTGGTGATCAACCTCACTGCGGTGATGTTGGATCGTTGGCCGTGGAAAAAGCGTCATGCGGCGTTTGTTCTTGCGCACATTGGGATCATCGTCATGCTTGCAGGAGCTGTGCTTACGATGAACTACGGTCTTGATGGTTCGATGCGTGTTGGAATCGGCGAAGACAATAATCTTGTGCAAACATCAGAAACCGATCTTGTCGTCTACACATCTTTCGATGGGGACCGCTACTCCAAAACTCTCGAGCAGGAAGTGGATTTCTTTAAAAATCCGCCATCAGAAAAACATCCTGTTGTTATCCCAGCTTATGAAGGCGAAATTCGCATTGTCGACTACAAAAAATATGTTTTGCCTTCACGTAAAGTCGTTGTCGATGAAAGTGGCAAAGGCGGAGCGGGTCTGCGTTTTCAACTGCAAAACCCCAACGTGAATGTGATTGAGTGGTTGGTGCAAAGAAAACCGGATTCAGTTGCAACTCATAATTTCGGTCCGGCGCAAATTCATTTAGGAAAAGCTCCCGAAAAAGGGCGTGGTGCCAATGAAATTTTCCTGACACCTGAAGCAAACAACACACTTCGCTATGTTGTTTTTCAAAAAGATTCTGAAAAACTCCACAAAAAAGGTGTTGTGAAAGAAGGCGAAGTTTTTGATCCGGGTTTTAAAATGGCTTTGAATTTCCGCGTTCTGCGTTTTCTTCCGTCAGCCATTGAAGATTGGGATTTGCAACCATCAGAGCGTCCCACACCTTTAACGACATCCGCGATCAAAATTGTGTTCGATGGCAAAGAGCACTGGGTCCTTTTAAATGACATGGTGAAGTTGTTTACAAATAACACGGTCTATCTTTTGACATACGGAAATCGTCGTACTGATATCGGCTTTAAAATTAAACTTAAAAACTTCGCGGTGACACGTTATCAAGGCACTATGCGTGCGATGGCTTACGAAAGTGTCGTGGAAGTTCCTGAAAAAGGCGAGCAGGTCATTTCAATGAATGAGCCTCTCAAGTACAAAGGTCTCACGATTTATCAGGCGAGCTTTCAAGAAGAAGAAGGAAAGCCCGTCGCTTCGATTTTCTCTGTGAATCACGATCCGGGACGTTTTTTGAAATATCTTGGTTCTTTGATTATGAGTTTGGGAATTGTTTTATTGATGTGGTTTAAACACCTGGATTTTAAAATTGCGCGCAAATCGCAAAAAGACGGGGAAGAGTAATATGAAAAAATTGATGTTGTTGATTGCCTCTTTACTTGTGAGCGTCTCTGTTTTTGCAAAAACAGGGGATGCGCTGAACTATCTGCAAGTGCAAGACGGTGGACGTATTAAACCTTACGACAGTTTTGCTCGTGAAATGCTTGAAATCGTTTACGGAAAAACGCAGTACGAAGGACGTCTGGCGACAGAGATTGTCATGACGTGGATGCTGTCTCCACAAGCATGGCATGATAAAAAAATCTTTGAAGTGCGCAACCATCAAGTTTTGGATGCGATGAAGCTTCCAAAAGATCAGCGCTGGTTTACCGGCGAAGAACTTTTTGGCGGAGAAAGATTTGCCCTTCTTCGTCAAGAGTTGCAGGCTAAACGTGAATCCAAAGAAAAACTCGATCCCTATTTCCAAGCTTTGCAACGCCTCGAAAATCAATTCGTGGTTTTCCAAGAAGTCGCTGCCGGCCGTATGCTTAAGGTCGTTCCGCCTAAGGAAGGCGACGCTTGGATCGCCGTTGCGGATTTAGATCCGGCTCAACAAGAAAAGTTCATGGATCTCACAAAAGCTTTCGTGAATCACATCGGTGCCGTTGCAAAAGGCGAGAGCACCGAGGCCACAGGTGCTGAACTTGATAAAGCTGTTCACTCTTTCGAAGACATCGCTCGCGCGAACAATCCCGCTCTTTATAATCACGAAACGAAAATGAAAGCCGAAGTTCACTACAATAACTTCCATCCATTCCGTTGGGCTTATGTGTGCTACTTCATCGCATTTATCATTCTGCTTTTGGTGTGGACTTTGAGCAAAGAGTCGTTGATGAAAGCCGTTTGGGTTTTCTTGGTGTTGGGATTTGTACTTCACACTTACGGCTTCGGTCTTCGCATGTACATCATGGAGCGTCCGCCGGTTTCTAATATGTACGAAACAGTGGTGTGGGTCGCGTGGGGAACAATTTTATTCGCTGCGATCTTGGAGCTTATCTATAAGTATCGTTTGATTTTAGTGGCAGGAACTTTGGTTTCGGCTTTTGGTCTTGTTATTGCTGACTTTGCTCCAGCTGTTCTTGATCCAACGCTTCAGCCACTTGAGCCTGTTCTTCGCAGCAACTATTGGCTCACGATTCACGTGATGACTATCACTATCAGTTACGCCGCGTTTTTCTTGGCGTTCGGATTGGGAGACATTGGTCTTATCTACTATCTCCGTGGAGAACAAAAACATCAGGCTCAGATCAAAGCCGTGGTGACGGGAATTTATCGCGCGATGCAAATCGGTGTCGCGTTTCTGGCTCCCGGAATTATCTTGGGCGGTATCTGGGCCGACTACTCTTGGGGTCGCTTCTGGGGTTGGGATCCAAAAGAGACATGGGCGTTGATCGCTCTCTTGGGATATCTCGCGGTTCTTCACGCGCGCTACGCAGGCATGATCAAAAATTTTGGAATGATAGTGACGGCGGTGATCACTTTCTCTCTCGTGATCATGGCTTGGTACGGAGTGAACTTCGTTCTTGGCGCAGGGCTTCATTCGTACGGCTTTGGTGCGGGTGGTGTTGAATATGTGTCTGCTTTCGTGGCAGCGCACATCTTATTAGTGATTTATGTAAGTGTGATTAGGCAAGGTAAGGGTAAAAAACAGACACCTGCTACTTGATTTTTATTTTGCACACTTCTTGGGCGAAGAGTCTGAGTCGTCTTCTTTTTCAATATGTTTGCAAAAAGAATATGGACAACTGGACTTTTCCACCATTAAATAGGAGCAAACTAAAATTAGGACAGCATTCGTTTGTCTTTGG
This region of Bdellovibrio sp. BCCA genomic DNA includes:
- a CDS encoding cob(I)yrinic acid a,c-diamide adenosyltransferase; translation: MTNAPKAKIYTRTGDKGTTRLVDGSCVEKFNPRVEAYGTVDELNSSLGVVRAALSSVAELKSLDAPLEKVQNELFNIGSLLATEKDEVLKMLPPITEEQIRFLEVQIDELTVQLPELRNFILPAGHPVAAALHVARTSCRRSERRSAEIAVKDDRYMMPLQYLNRLSDYLFVAARWANMKTGHGDVLWKKT
- a CDS encoding N-formylglutamate amidohydrolase; this encodes MSSTDIPLIVTIPHSGEKIPPQTPWLNSLPEEVLMCDVDRYVDFLYEPALHKLHIPFVKTEWHRYAADLNRIPEDVDASSVVGNANPAGTHNRGFHWVITTYKHQLMKEPMTPQVHDELVKLIYEPFHSGVRALYQDLHSKGYKKTFHIDAHSMPSVGTSEHRDPGELRADIVVSDSKGKSCDPRFKDLVIAAYVTAGFKVGYNWPYFGGRVTEQYGDPRRDQHTLQVEMNRSLYMDEKTKKLKPEEAKKVQEKVLFALSYIRNNLMHIM
- a CDS encoding cytochrome c biogenesis protein ResB, giving the protein MPKKSLLKRLNKPLASVKLAVFIIISIAAITAVGTFVEAKYDSYAARKLVYDTWFMYGIMGLLVINLTAVMLDRWPWKKRHAAFVLAHIGIIVMLAGAVLTMNYGLDGSMRVGIGEDNNLVQTSETDLVVYTSFDGDRYSKTLEQEVDFFKNPPSEKHPVVIPAYEGEIRIVDYKKYVLPSRKVVVDESGKGGAGLRFQLQNPNVNVIEWLVQRKPDSVATHNFGPAQIHLGKAPEKGRGANEIFLTPEANNTLRYVVFQKDSEKLHKKGVVKEGEVFDPGFKMALNFRVLRFLPSAIEDWDLQPSERPTPLTTSAIKIVFDGKEHWVLLNDMVKLFTNNTVYLLTYGNRRTDIGFKIKLKNFAVTRYQGTMRAMAYESVVEVPEKGEQVISMNEPLKYKGLTIYQASFQEEEGKPVASIFSVNHDPGRFLKYLGSLIMSLGIVLLMWFKHLDFKIARKSQKDGEE
- a CDS encoding cytochrome c biogenesis protein codes for the protein MKKLMLLIASLLVSVSVFAKTGDALNYLQVQDGGRIKPYDSFAREMLEIVYGKTQYEGRLATEIVMTWMLSPQAWHDKKIFEVRNHQVLDAMKLPKDQRWFTGEELFGGERFALLRQELQAKRESKEKLDPYFQALQRLENQFVVFQEVAAGRMLKVVPPKEGDAWIAVADLDPAQQEKFMDLTKAFVNHIGAVAKGESTEATGAELDKAVHSFEDIARANNPALYNHETKMKAEVHYNNFHPFRWAYVCYFIAFIILLLVWTLSKESLMKAVWVFLVLGFVLHTYGFGLRMYIMERPPVSNMYETVVWVAWGTILFAAILELIYKYRLILVAGTLVSAFGLVIADFAPAVLDPTLQPLEPVLRSNYWLTIHVMTITISYAAFFLAFGLGDIGLIYYLRGEQKHQAQIKAVVTGIYRAMQIGVAFLAPGIILGGIWADYSWGRFWGWDPKETWALIALLGYLAVLHARYAGMIKNFGMIVTAVITFSLVIMAWYGVNFVLGAGLHSYGFGAGGVEYVSAFVAAHILLVIYVSVIRQGKGKKQTPAT